A segment of the Necator americanus strain Aroian chromosome IV, whole genome shotgun sequence genome:
GAAGGTACGGATGCAGAAGACGTCCCTAAACTTAACGTACACGCCAAAAAGGTTATGCTCTGCGTCTGGGGGAGCGTGCACGGCGTCGAATACTGGGAGCTGCTCGCTGAGGGATGTACAATGACCGCAGACGTCCACATAGAGCAACTGAGAAATTTGAagacaaatctcgaaaatgcacGCTCGCAGCAGCGCgaagtctacttccagcaCGACAACACTCAGTTACACATTGGAAAAATGACCGAGGCTGAACTGAACAAGTTCTTCTGGACCATTTCACCACATCTAACGTATTTCCCAGATCTGGCTCCCTCGGAttaccaccttttttcctatctccaACATCATCTGGATGGTCAAGACTCCCAAACCCAcgacgacatcaaaaaggcacccgagcagttcttcaaagaacagtccccagcgttctggagcaaaggcatctacgatctgcctggacgttggcagaagaccatcgatgccaatagggcatacttcaaatgatttacagttatcgtttgaaaattgcaaagtaaataaaaatattgtcaatttgtccgagaactttcgactcaacctaataatttCTCTAGAGGCTTCCTTTAAAATCACCTTtgttatatttgttttcagcAGCTCTTTCATGTACTTACTGGAAGATAAAGCCCGCCTTGCAGACGTGACAGAAAATGTTGTGGAAATTATTAAGTCGGTGCAGATTGGAAatcgaaatttccagaacatttGTGTACATGCAAAGGTAATTTGTTTTCCTTGTATCCATCTAACTGCAATTCAATATAATATTTGGATAGGAAGTATCGGggattttctgcattttttccatcttcttttattttattttcgacttcaaatgaaagaaaggattCTCGCGGAGTTCTATCGAGATTTAGGAATTGATGTGAGAAAGAGTGAGGTTTTTGCAATTTCTACTATGTTGTATTAAAATGTACCAGGTTGGAAATTTGCGTTCGGGAAATAGTTGTAATTTGTAAATGTGCTTAAATGTAAATTTCGGATACTATGATAACggtcatttttaattttgacccATGTATAGATATATCAAAATGTTTgttattttggattttttcctatGATCCATTTCGTCTTTCAGACAACTCGTTCTAACGTTCTGCTCAAACTCGTGCCAGATTTTCGAGTAACAAACGAACAATGGATGAGAGGCATTCAAGCAAAACTTGTTGGGATCAACTGTTTAGAAGCATTCGAGATTGGGTTGCTGAAGCCACGCGATATCAATGTGCGGACTCTCCTTCActcttctggttttttttttcgtgtttatcAAGTAGTAGTTTTGCATTGTTTGCATTCCTAGGGAGAGGAAATTATCTATTCTGGAGATGATCGTAGTAGTTCCAGCCGCTCTGAGTCCGAAGCAGAAGAAAACGCTGAGGAggtctttttttcacattcctATTGCGCTAGATTTTGTTCTTAATCTAAGACCTTTGTGCTCGTTctaaactttttattttatttagacCATGTGTCACTTAAATATTAAGTGCATGTGTATGTAAATCTCttgcttcaaatatttttccttcaacTTTTCGAAAACGTTCTTTTTAGGCTCAATCTGGTTCCGATGACGGGAATACTAGTGAAGTATATTAGTGATGTTAGCCAAGattctatttcctttttcatgagatctctttttttaagcagtttttttttaaaaatgagttGTGGGCAAGGGAACGTGCTAGAAGGGTGTTACAGTTTTGCCGTTGGGGTAACataacatatgtatgtatattttGTTAGCACATTTTGTTTCGttagtgttttgttttgaaagagTTTTTACCGATACAGTGATATAAATGTTGACAGTTCGATGAATTCTCTGTATTACTTAAATCATTGATAAAGTACATATTTGTATCTAGGAAATAAAAGGTTCTAGTTTGCTAAAGTTATCAGTGTTTCGGTATCCGAAAGCAATGAAATCTTGggaaatttgaaacatttcgTGACAAGAATGTAAGGAACTATAGGCGATGCGAATTTTCGCTCTCATTTGCAACTCTTAATATTCACACCTTACTATTCAACAACGTTGTTAGTATTCAGCTCGAATTTTGCTGCgttcttccatatttttaaCGATAGCTTGCAGTTCTACATCTGTTCGTGGTCAGATATTTTCCTTGAGCGCTTTGCGATCGGTCTTTTTGTTGAACTGGCTTATCGTTGTCGTTTGTATCGATTCACGTTATGCAGTAAAAAATTTGGCTGGTTCGTCAATACTGGAGGTTTACCGAGTTCAGTTGTTCATGTAGATTCCAAGATTTCCGGATGGATTTCTACTCCCTTGCGACTTGCGTTTCCGTATCCCTACAACCATCGGGCTAATATCATAAACCAGCTTAAAATTATGTACTTCCACAGGTAATCGAAAAGAAGGATGATGAGGATCTTGTTTCGTGATCCGAAATTCATTCTGCCGGTTTTGCCCTTTTTTCCGAAGTCTTGTTACGCTGGTTCTGGAATGATTGACACGGATGAAATCACCATCGTTGACGATGAAGGAGAAGACGAAATTGGTATGGTTGAAGCCGCTGAAGATTTCGATGCTTTAGCCAACGAGTCTGCTGTATATCTGATTGTCGCATTGAATATTGCTGTAGCAGGGTTCCTAGTTAAATGTTTACTGTGGTTAATAAAGGTAAGTGAAGATGTCTCAAAATGTATATTATTAAGTTCAGAAGGAAATgtgaattatttctttcagTATATAAATAGTAGTAGCACTACTATCATGAATTGGCCTTGCAATAAGCTGTCGAACAATACTATTCATTCTCTCAGAGAAGGTAGCCATCAAATTCAAATGGAAGAAAGACATTCCTCAGCCAATGGAGCTGTTCTTCATGGTGGGCGGTGAACGATTTCGTTGTTTTCAGTGGATTTGTGAGACATTTCAAGTGCTAATTATTGTTGGCGTAATTATTATAGTTGAAAGTGACTCACTCATGGTCGACAATTCAATTCAGCTTACTAAAAAATCCGTAAAGCTCAATTCCTCATAGTAGTCCAGAGTCCAGAAGAAGACGTGTAAAACAAACCTGTTTGATCCCGTCTCTCCGACGATGCGACTTGTTACGGGTAACAGGACGAGGGCGATTATGTAACGTTTCTATGAGTTTGCGAGGTACAGCAGCTTCTGACACTTATTTGAGTTATACTAGCTGGATAACTGGTACTGCGACGAACTgggatttctttgttttattcaatAATAAGTAGTTTCGTTAGCAGACGAGATCACGCAGGGTTGTCTCACACTCCTTTTTGTGGATTGCTGGAGAGCACTGAGCACGCTCGTACTCATGAACTATGTACACTCCTATATATCCGAGGAGAGATCCCAGCATcctcaatttcatgatacgctgtctttatgCGATCTTATTTTTGTTGGCATTTAACTCATTAACAGTGATAAAAGGAGGAGGTATGTTGACGAAAAGATGGACAATTCAtgtatattaaaggcatcactccacgaatctgaggtggtacggatttcaggtggagtattcgtatacaggatgggagactatagagaggggggtgattccgtccatttcttcctaattgccgtaagaaaaggcccgtaagatacggcttcattcgttttggcgcactattttctacagggagttcgactggagcgcgcaagccttgtgcggcgccgcatcttcctgcccgttttttacggcaattaggaagagatggacggaatcacccccctccccatagtctcccatcccgtgaacgaatactccaccagaaatccgtaccacctcagattcgtggggtgatgcctttaacttttgTTATGTTTTCAAGAACACTCAAATTTGAGAGATTGCGAAATATTCGATAAAGTGTGATGTCTGTTGGGTGGTTCTAACCATTTTAACCGCCTAGACTGTGATAGTGTatagaacttttttatttcagacaTTGTTTGATTCCTACCAGAATCAATTCGTTGGAcgtttctagaaaaaaggTATCAACTCGATACTCATTCGAGATAGAGTAAATAGTTTCAAATTTGTAGATGTTATCGATATCGATAAAAGTTGTTTCGCGTTGAAATGCAGGTTTGCTTTGGATGGTTTGACATAGGTTGAAAACCTCATGAGTAATTTCTACTTTTGGTGGCATTAATCGTTCTTGTCCTTACTGTAGTTTTATTCATCGCAAAACTGGCAGCATTTTGATGTTGGGGGAAATCCTTACGATATTCGGAGCTTAGATCGCAAAAAACTTGCAAAACATGCTGCTGACGTCAGCGTCAAATCCCTGCCTTGCATGGGTATGTCGTAGTTAAACAGAACGTTAACCGCGGAAGGTTTGCTACAgacacaaaattgaaaaatatgaaaatctcCTATGAAAACTTCAACTTTGCGGATATTTTCTCTCACGTTTTAATCAATTCCACATTTCACCAAACATCAACGAGCTTCTTCTCAACAGCAGTGACAACATATTAAGATAAAAAAGTAGGACTTttcaaatagaacaaaaatggtatattatttctcaaaatttatttcatctcCTTCGAAGTACTCCCCATTTGCACCAATACAGTTTTGCCAAATCTTCTTCCAATCTTCGAAATATACTTTGTTTGTTATACTCTATATTCCGGTTTTGGCGTAACTCATTAACAACTGGCACTCCTCTCATGAAATTTGACACGGATGTCAGTAAAGGTTGTAccaacataagaaaaaaatatgcatttgGATAAAACTGGgagttttaaattgaaaagtcTTCCTACTTTTGGATCACAGCAGTATATGAAGCTATGGCTAGGCCGCCCTCTATGTAGCTGCGGAAAGTATACCTTATATTCAGCATCTATTGAACTAGCAATTATATGTACCTCTACTTTTGTTGGTTAACAGCTTATACCTTTTGGAACTAATGAGGCTACCATACGTGGTATTCTTTTAGAAATAAGTCATTTTAGAAAACCAAGCAACTGCCATTTGCTCCTCTCCATCTGCTCCGGTTAAGGAGAAGTGAAGCTTTTCGTGGTGCTACTCAATGCACTCATATGATAGCCGTGCACAGTGATCGACTCGTTTCCGTTCGTCTCCATTTCTTCAGCAGCAGAAACAATTCGATCGCATCTTTTCACACCTTAGAATGTTCCAAacattttcttacttttgtttactttgttaGATATTTACTTTATGTAGACATTGCATGAAGTATCCTGTAATCCTATATGAAACTGTTGTGAGTAGGACATGAAATAATAAAcggaaaaacatgaaaatggtGAAATACGGTGACTCAAAAGCGGTAATTTATATCAGCTAACCTGGTCATCTCGCAGGTAAGCATGGAAAAAAGATGGTATAAAAGTAGAAGAGTGAGGCACTGCTAGGCCCACATCCTGATAGGTCGAACGCCTGAAgggaacatggaatctttggcgcCAAATATCCGTCTCTCAACGTTGGACTGCTTGTCGTTGTCGAATGATTTCTAAGAAGCTGGTCCGTCCATATCAATATCTCCATACATCGTCTGCTGCACTGCAGTCCCCACAGATAGTCATCAGTATCGATAACTGTACCATCTACTGTGTCATTAACGTTCAAAAGAAGGTAGGAACAAAGAAGGGGCTTGCGCGATGGCTGTAAGGAACAATGGTATTAATGACTGACTACAGGAACCTGGCGTCAAGATGTGCCTTTATCCGAGTGTGGGATCGCGAAGGACTCAAACTCCAGATCCGCATCGGAAGGAAACCTAGGAACTATAACTAGGACGTCTTTTATAATGAAGTCAGTCATTAATACCCTAGATACCGAACCAGGAGTCGGTAATTCTGGCATTGACGCGAATTGTATACGACTCGAGCAATCTGATGTGCTTGGGAAGTTGTATTATCCCACAAAGCAAACGCTAAAGTTAAACTTAGCTAAAACTTTAGCTTAATTGCATTCTGACAGAGAATATCCCTCTGTCAGAGATTCAGAAATCCAGAGATGTCGGGACGTCGCAGTCGATTCCGACCAACTCTCAGTTTTTCTCAATCTAACGGTACGATTCCAGATAAGAGCCGTGGAGTAACACATCAACCAAAGCTCGACTTGGCAAGTCTAAAAGACGGGAAACGCAGAAAGAAGTTCTGCCAACGAGCCAACGAGTTTCTACTAATACTGAATTACAGACGGAGAACAACAATTTTATTATAGAATACTTTGGTCtctttgcttatttttcttcaaaactctTCGATCATCGAGTTGCAGCGAAAGTATGTACGATGGGAGCTGAAATTTAATGCTCCTGGCACTCATTTCATGTCTTTGCTTTGTTCAAGTTTCTCAGCACAAAGTCATACATTAGTGCTGCTTTACAAGTTCTTATCTAAATATTACACCCATGGTTTTTCTTGATCTCGCGGAACCTTTCGCTGTCAAGGAAGAATTCGCTGCATGAGCTGATCGCTACACATGCTTGATGGAAAAATCTCCAATCTCGATATAAACTTACGAACAGTTCTACTCTTTACATTGTTTTAGTTTAGAGCAAACAGAAAACTGAAACGCCTCATCGATTGAAAAAGGAGGAGCAAAATGTTTACAACGTAAAAACATCACTCATGCCAGAATATTGTTTGTCGTTGTTTCGCAGCATTGAAGTCCCGTTGACGTGTGCACAGAACGCATAAATTGTGGTCGGCTCCCAATTGTGTTCGTTTATAGCAACAACAACACTAAACTGCTACGAATTACACAGTGCAGCTGTGACAAACACTTGGTGATCTCACCGTAACCTTAGGTCTCGTACACATAGTATTTTATTGTGCCGCTTTCTTAGTGGAAGGAATTAGTTGATCTTTTTTCACCGTTGCTTTTTTGCTACATCcagtttttctacttcttattTGGGtttttaaagagaatttttcgtACTACATCAATTATTACCAGTGATTTATAAGTAATTgaacaaggaaataaataacgcAGACTATTTCCCGAAAGAAACAGTGTAGATTATCCTCCGCCCCTTTGCTTACTTTTTTATACACACATGGATATGATAGCCTCTTTTCTCCATAGATTTTATCTCACCACATACGCTGCTGCTGAGAGCATATCTATCAGTGCACTAACTAATAAATATGTACTAGGAAATTCCTTGATTTgttactgcttttttttcgactttacTTCTCTTAAACTTTAATTTGTTCTAATGTCAATTTGTAGTGCTAATAAAATGGCAAAGAAATGCAGATGTTGCCGAAACACCAACATGTTTGCCCTTCTCTAAAAGTGGCACTTCTTTCCTGCTCGTAGTTAACTATGATGAACATAGATGTGAAGAGACAGATCATGGCATCTCCTTACATCTGGTTCACTTCAGCCTAGGAGCTGCGATCTTATGGAGGGATTTAACTCCACCCGCAATCTTTTTCGAGCCGACGGTTCTAGTTGAGGATAACCTAATCGTTTGGAACCCTTGGACTTTCTCAGTTTTGGGAAgtgtattttaaattttagccCTCCTGAATATTTATTAGTTACTGATAAGTATTCACGAGGGGCGTGCCGCAGTTGGTAAGTGATTCTGCTCTGACTGCGCGATCGATCAATTATCGAAACCGCCTAGCCTCCGGAAGTGATTGCTGCACTCGCGTTTgtgaacctcgaacgattctgaattgaagttggcgcatcccaagcggactgattagcGCCAGCTATTTTATCGCTTTAATAATTATTCAAgaatttaaacaaataaatggataaataataaatataattaataataataaacaataatatataaacaacaacacctttaataataaacaatagcATACGCTTGCTAGGTCCACAACATCTCAATGAGTTAGAAGGTACATTAGCTGCTTTCTACGATACATAATTTTCTGTTGTGGGTGTGACTTACCTCGCCGATCCCGCGTAAAAATATGTTGTCATTGCAGCCCTTTTCCGTATTTTCTTTCCGTTATTCGTGTCTCCTAGACATTCGT
Coding sequences within it:
- a CDS encoding hypothetical protein (NECATOR_CHRIV.G15637.T1), giving the protein MMRILFRDPKFILPVLPFFPKSCYAGSGMIDTDEITIVDDEGEDEIGMVEAAEDFDALANESAVYLIVALNIAVAGFLVKCLLWLIKYINSSSTTIMNWPCNKLSNNTIHSLREGSHQIQMEERHSSANGAVLHENQATAICSSPSAPVKEK
- a CDS encoding hypothetical protein (NECATOR_CHRIV.G15637.T3) — its product is MIDTDEITIVDDEGEDEIGMVEAAEDFDALANESAVYLIVALNIAVAGFLVKCLLWLIKYINSSSTTIMNWPCNKLSNNTIHSLREGSHQIQMEERHSSANGAVLHENQATAICSSPSAPVKEK
- a CDS encoding hypothetical protein (NECATOR_CHRIV.G15637.T2), with the translated sequence MIDTDEITIVDDEGEDEIGMVEAAEDFDALANESAVYLIVALNIAVAGFLVKCLLWLIKYINSSSTTIMNWPCNKLSNNTIHSLREGSHQIQMEERHSSANGAVLHDIV